One Streptococcus sp. zg-86 DNA window includes the following coding sequences:
- a CDS encoding putative Ig domain-containing protein, producing the protein MKQKRKKKYVHQMKRNKALQTVVAASAIGMVGTAVIEPHSVAADATEVVSSGVETAVTAEATLAEEGSASEIAVEASSDEETRTAEEIVADLSAEVSQEVASLKELEKSKAEAVEVIRGLAGLSDTQKTDYEQAIQEADSLVTVQKRVEAAKAAASEASTVENQAASEDTAQPKIEKKADERVAGITYKVTYTDVETDKIIQSENKSLAVRTSDKPATAEVTETAAAVNGYRLAQDQVETISAVVTEKRRNVLNFNVVADKENAAAPSQGADFRAHLMIPTNDKPYITIERYWGKDRNASNPDYKVTKNGDTLNLSYKMGTTRISPDDVDLTEGAKKLGLTYDKVSNYITGTITLDSSVPIGTYEIGLVSKTDPAVKASADFTVQSHAGFVPRLDSTPENQTSANYNGSYREFVRSVTFRDRDTNNWIDHISSAEYTGQYWGRTQGIEFSETENKPSTTVNYSGLYVTTTPFGYWLPGEAQTLANATSNTPQYEAKFELFALDDLTTFPVNHLSIAEFEQTGGSDKVEIELLDYSKLEPGKRTYIPHSGYTSNRNYINGQNSTPYVVRFKKLPELAGDYFVTFKVVDNLGLEKNFRLDFKTIERSQNGALTNADVRFTGSPDYLLGGAARVSVPTSTERQVLGTVEKNKENATIKPVSFPAGTSLTENGEVVKEAGTKLAPGIYKFEVKAVDGHFGDNAPNRIFDFEVTDVINPIAHQVWKEGETFPPIPVSLEGGSTITDIKVEASDVYALINPNNVDSTLEGTGIQKTTENQTAKVTVSYQNGDGSTSVTSTTFTYEVQPNPDNDLELDVTNAKQTVTEGTRFEDMVITHTEGATLTVDTSRLPVGVRYNSKTKTIAGIGRYEGMYRIPVTATLDKKTQTKFIELTVTPGEFTVEPVEVTIPVLENFEYKLPIPKNSIIERDSYFENLPSGLSIDLATGTIKGTPKQVGTFEVTTYGPDIPYNTKGLVYRRGSQTAVGTVKITVTPKDLEVSGEDRTVMIGDAIDPIVLSVTDGARIDRVYNLPYGLSYNSETKTISGTPTYKGETTVTVSASYPEIRGNEKTTTLKINVLPRPIEVTAENRTVQVLDEIDPIVFKVSDKAEVDFRYWALPEGLTFDQSTNTISGRPTRKGEFNFSVTATYPFDRSATATTNFKITVTPKPLDISAEDRTVQVLSEMSPIKIAVSEGAKIRDDFSYALPAGLTYNPDTQTISGTPTAVTSEDGAIIPVSAYYPGAESDTEVTKNIVIKVTPLPVTVDASPKTQTVDLGTAIQDIVVTSSPHSEVSLWTPYSVVPEENIDAAVFSEYGLRYDPKTKTLSGTPSKIGNFNLVFQASNSPELGGAEAKTTVSLSVVDDSLDLTLSHPIQTVLKGSSIRNAVIKHTEGATLNVDTSMLPEGVIYNEATKTFSGKPGVSGTFEIPVTLTNARGTKTKSTLFDLTVLELPEYKNATQSSDPSINKVVEGDTTISGSGQAGATIEVRLPNGDIKEVTVSTEGTWTITDVPAFEKGQSVTAKQTESGKTASDAINTTAIAADKVEKSVSADPIVNSVIEGSTTVSGKGTPNAKIEVRLPNGTTKTTTVSAEGTWTITDVPAFEKGQSVTAKQTESGKTASDAINTTAVAADKAEKLVSADPIVNSVIEGSTTVSGKGTPNAKIEVRLPDGTTQTTTVSAEGTWTITDVPAFEKGQSVTVKQTETDKTPSDAINTTAVPVITKGDKGEDGAPGRDGQDGKTPTVTTKRGEQGGKQGTIVTITNGEGAPVETFIPDGEKGADGAAGQDGKTPSVTTKRGKKEGKQGTIVTITNANGAPVETFIPDGEKGDKGEQGAAGRDGQDGKTPTVTATRGEKEGKQGTIVTITNGEGDPVETFIPDGEKGADGAAGQDGAPGRDGVDGQDGAPGRDGVDGKEGAPGRDGQDGKTPTVTTKRGEQGGKQGTIVTITNGDGAPVETFIPDGEKGADGAAGQDGKTPTVTTKRGEQGGKQGTIVTITNGDGDSIETFIPDGEKGADGAVGKDGAPGRDGVDGKDGAPGRDGVDGKDGKTPTVETVPGQDSSHHEGYWIIIKDGDGKEVTRTFVKNGQDGKDGAPGRDGVDGKDGKTPTVETVPGQDSSHHEGYWIIIKDGDGKEVIRTFVKDGKDGKDGKDGKDGKDGQDGRDGKDGKDGDCGCDDPKKPEGDQPKGDEPKGDQPKGNEPQGGQPGSGKPEQPGGGQPVQPGSGKPEQPGGGQPGQPGSGKPEQPSGGQPGQPGNDQPLEPSQPEPSTSETPQPNAPVPSSAHSSKENTLPQTGTNSSPFLAGAALTALVMAGALTRKKQEDE; encoded by the coding sequence ATGAAACAGAAACGTAAGAAAAAATACGTCCATCAAATGAAACGAAATAAGGCCTTACAGACGGTCGTAGCAGCGTCTGCCATCGGTATGGTCGGAACAGCCGTTATTGAGCCTCATAGTGTCGCAGCTGACGCGACAGAAGTTGTTTCCTCAGGTGTGGAGACAGCAGTAACAGCGGAAGCAACACTAGCAGAGGAAGGATCAGCAAGCGAGATAGCAGTTGAAGCCTCTTCTGATGAGGAGACACGTACAGCGGAAGAAATTGTAGCAGATCTTTCGGCTGAAGTAAGTCAAGAAGTTGCTAGCTTGAAGGAACTTGAAAAGAGTAAGGCTGAAGCAGTTGAAGTCATTCGAGGCTTGGCAGGTCTTTCTGATACCCAAAAAACTGACTATGAACAAGCGATTCAAGAGGCTGATTCACTAGTTACTGTCCAAAAACGTGTAGAAGCCGCTAAGGCAGCAGCAAGCGAAGCAAGTACGGTAGAGAATCAAGCTGCATCTGAAGATACAGCGCAACCAAAAATAGAAAAGAAAGCAGATGAACGAGTTGCTGGAATTACTTATAAGGTGACCTATACTGATGTGGAAACAGATAAGATTATCCAATCTGAGAACAAGTCCCTTGCCGTTCGTACGAGTGACAAACCAGCAACAGCAGAAGTAACAGAAACTGCGGCAGCAGTGAATGGCTATCGTCTTGCGCAAGACCAAGTAGAGACCATCTCAGCAGTTGTGACAGAAAAACGTCGCAATGTCCTCAACTTCAACGTCGTAGCAGACAAGGAAAACGCAGCAGCTCCATCTCAAGGAGCGGACTTCCGTGCCCACCTGATGATACCGACGAATGACAAACCCTATATCACCATCGAACGCTACTGGGGAAAAGACCGCAATGCATCAAATCCTGATTATAAGGTAACTAAAAATGGTGATACCCTAAATCTCTCCTATAAGATGGGGACGACGCGGATCAGTCCAGATGATGTAGATCTGACAGAAGGTGCTAAGAAGCTCGGCCTGACCTATGATAAAGTCTCCAACTACATCACAGGCACTATAACTCTTGATTCATCTGTACCAATTGGAACCTATGAAATTGGGTTAGTCTCTAAGACAGATCCAGCTGTAAAGGCTAGTGCAGATTTTACTGTTCAATCACACGCAGGTTTTGTACCAAGATTGGATAGTACGCCAGAAAATCAGACGAGTGCAAACTACAATGGTAGTTATAGAGAATTTGTGCGATCAGTCACTTTTAGAGATCGCGATACTAACAACTGGATTGATCATATTTCTTCAGCTGAATATACAGGGCAATACTGGGGACGAACTCAGGGGATAGAATTTTCTGAAACTGAAAATAAACCATCTACCACTGTTAATTATTCAGGATTGTATGTAACAACAACACCTTTCGGATATTGGCTGCCAGGAGAGGCCCAAACTCTCGCAAATGCGACTTCAAATACTCCTCAGTATGAAGCAAAATTTGAATTATTCGCTTTAGATGATTTAACGACTTTCCCTGTGAATCATCTCAGTATCGCAGAATTTGAACAAACAGGAGGGTCTGATAAGGTTGAAATCGAGCTGTTGGATTATAGCAAACTCGAGCCAGGGAAACGTACCTATATTCCACATAGCGGGTATACGAGCAATCGTAACTACATAAATGGTCAAAATAGTACACCGTATGTTGTTCGTTTTAAAAAATTACCTGAATTGGCAGGAGATTATTTTGTTACTTTCAAGGTAGTAGATAACCTTGGACTAGAAAAAAACTTCCGCCTAGACTTTAAAACTATTGAACGTTCACAAAATGGTGCCTTGACCAATGCGGATGTTCGCTTTACAGGCTCTCCAGACTATCTCCTAGGAGGAGCTGCCCGTGTATCAGTACCGACTTCTACGGAGCGTCAAGTTCTAGGAACAGTGGAGAAAAACAAGGAAAATGCGACTATTAAGCCCGTTTCCTTCCCAGCTGGCACAAGTTTGACAGAAAATGGTGAGGTCGTCAAAGAGGCTGGAACGAAGCTAGCACCAGGGATCTACAAGTTTGAAGTCAAGGCCGTAGATGGTCACTTTGGTGATAATGCACCGAATCGGATTTTTGACTTTGAAGTGACTGATGTCATCAATCCAATCGCTCATCAAGTCTGGAAAGAAGGAGAAACCTTTCCCCCCATTCCAGTCAGTCTAGAAGGTGGTAGCACTATTACCGACATCAAGGTAGAAGCTAGCGATGTTTATGCGTTGATCAATCCAAACAATGTCGACTCAACTCTAGAAGGAACAGGGATTCAAAAGACGACAGAAAATCAAACAGCCAAAGTCACTGTATCTTATCAAAATGGAGATGGTTCAACCTCTGTTACGTCGACCACTTTCACCTATGAAGTCCAGCCAAATCCAGACAACGACCTAGAGTTGGATGTCACTAATGCCAAACAGACGGTTACGGAAGGAACGCGATTCGAAGATATGGTCATTACGCATACAGAGGGAGCTACTCTGACCGTTGACACATCGCGCCTTCCGGTAGGGGTACGTTACAATAGCAAGACAAAAACGATTGCTGGTATCGGTCGTTACGAGGGTATGTACCGCATTCCTGTGACAGCGACCCTTGATAAAAAAACGCAGACTAAATTTATCGAACTCACTGTGACTCCTGGTGAATTTACAGTCGAACCAGTTGAGGTGACCATACCAGTCCTTGAGAACTTTGAGTATAAACTTCCAATACCGAAGAATTCAATTATTGAAAGGGATTCTTATTTCGAGAATCTTCCATCAGGCTTGTCGATAGATCTAGCTACAGGAACGATCAAAGGTACTCCGAAACAGGTTGGTACATTCGAGGTGACAACTTATGGTCCAGATATTCCTTATAATACGAAGGGATTGGTATATAGACGAGGGAGTCAGACGGCAGTAGGCACAGTTAAAATTACCGTTACTCCAAAAGACTTGGAAGTCAGTGGTGAAGATCGGACGGTCATGATTGGCGATGCGATTGATCCAATCGTTCTAAGTGTTACTGATGGAGCAAGGATAGATCGTGTATACAACTTACCTTATGGTTTGAGCTATAATAGCGAGACCAAGACTATCTCAGGAACTCCTACCTATAAAGGTGAAACTACGGTAACCGTTAGTGCTAGCTATCCAGAAATTAGAGGAAATGAGAAGACGACAACCTTAAAAATCAACGTATTGCCTAGACCAATCGAGGTAACCGCAGAAAATCGAACGGTTCAAGTCTTGGATGAAATCGATCCAATTGTCTTTAAGGTAAGTGATAAAGCTGAGGTTGACTTTAGATATTGGGCTTTACCAGAGGGATTGACTTTTGATCAAAGTACCAATACTATTTCGGGCAGACCAACTCGTAAAGGAGAGTTTAATTTTTCAGTGACGGCTACCTATCCTTTCGATCGATCTGCAACTGCGACTACCAACTTTAAAATCACCGTCACACCAAAACCGTTAGACATTTCAGCTGAAGATCGGACAGTTCAGGTACTGAGTGAGATGAGTCCAATTAAGATTGCCGTTTCAGAAGGGGCAAAAATTCGGGATGATTTTAGCTATGCTCTCCCAGCAGGTTTGACCTATAATCCAGACACTCAAACGATTTCAGGAACTCCAACAGCTGTTACTTCTGAAGACGGAGCCATAATTCCTGTCTCTGCCTATTATCCAGGAGCAGAAAGTGACACTGAAGTGACGAAGAATATTGTAATCAAGGTAACACCACTACCTGTTACTGTAGATGCTAGTCCGAAGACTCAAACTGTTGACCTTGGTACAGCTATACAAGATATCGTAGTGACTTCAAGCCCGCACTCAGAAGTCTCTCTCTGGACACCATATAGTGTCGTTCCAGAGGAAAATATCGATGCGGCAGTCTTTAGTGAGTATGGACTTCGTTATGATCCAAAAACGAAGACTCTTTCAGGAACCCCAAGCAAGATCGGGAACTTTAATCTTGTCTTTCAGGCAAGCAATTCTCCTGAGCTCGGCGGCGCTGAAGCGAAGACAACGGTCAGCCTAAGCGTTGTGGATGACTCGCTTGACTTGACCTTGAGCCACCCAATTCAGACAGTCTTGAAGGGCTCAAGCATTCGCAATGCAGTCATCAAGCATACAGAAGGAGCGACTCTAAACGTTGATACGAGCATGCTTCCAGAGGGAGTAATTTATAACGAAGCAACCAAGACCTTCTCAGGCAAACCAGGCGTGAGCGGAACCTTCGAAATCCCAGTAACTTTGACCAATGCTCGAGGTACGAAAACTAAGTCGACTCTCTTTGACTTGACAGTACTTGAGTTACCAGAATATAAGAATGCGACTCAATCTTCAGATCCAAGCATAAATAAGGTTGTCGAAGGTGATACAACGATTAGCGGTAGTGGTCAAGCAGGTGCAACAATTGAAGTTCGTTTGCCAAATGGTGACATCAAAGAAGTAACGGTTTCTACCGAAGGTACATGGACCATCACAGATGTTCCAGCCTTTGAAAAAGGTCAATCGGTAACAGCTAAGCAAACGGAAAGTGGAAAAACAGCAAGTGATGCCATCAATACCACTGCTATAGCAGCCGACAAGGTAGAAAAATCAGTATCCGCCGATCCAATCGTGAACAGCGTTATTGAAGGCTCTACAACTGTCAGTGGTAAAGGAACTCCAAATGCGAAAATCGAAGTCCGCCTGCCAAACGGCACAACGAAGACAACAACTGTAAGTGCAGAAGGTACATGGACTATCACAGATGTTCCAGCCTTTGAAAAAGGTCAATCGGTAACCGCTAAGCAAACAGAAAGCGGAAAAACAGCAAGTGATGCGATTAATACCACTGCCGTAGCAGCAGATAAGGCAGAAAAATTAGTATCTGCCGATCCAATCGTGAACAGCGTTATTGAAGGCTCTACAACTGTCAGTGGTAAAGGAACTCCAAATGCTAAGATTGAAGTTCGTTTGCCAGATGGAACCACGCAGACAACGACCGTAAGTGCAGAAGGTACATGGACTATCACAGATGTTCCAGCCTTTGAAAAAGGTCAGTCAGTAACCGTTAAACAAACTGAAACTGACAAGACACCAAGTGATGCAATCAACACAACTGCGGTTCCAGTTATTACAAAAGGTGACAAAGGTGAAGATGGTGCCCCAGGTCGTGACGGCCAAGATGGTAAAACTCCAACCGTTACCACAAAACGTGGAGAGCAAGGTGGCAAACAAGGAACGATTGTTACGATCACGAATGGCGAAGGCGCCCCAGTCGAAACCTTCATTCCGGATGGCGAAAAAGGTGCAGACGGTGCAGCTGGCCAAGATGGCAAGACCCCAAGCGTTACCACAAAACGTGGAAAAAAAGAAGGTAAACAAGGAACGATTGTCACGATTACGAATGCCAATGGAGCCCCAGTCGAAACCTTTATCCCAGATGGCGAAAAAGGCGACAAGGGAGAACAAGGTGCAGCTGGTCGTGATGGTCAAGATGGTAAGACACCAACTGTCACTGCCACCCGTGGAGAAAAAGAAGGCAAACAAGGAACGATTGTTACGATTACGAATGGTGAAGGTGATCCAGTAGAAACCTTCATTCCAGACGGTGAAAAAGGTGCAGACGGTGCAGCTGGCCAAGACGGCGCCCCAGGTCGAGACGGTGTAGATGGTCAAGATGGTGCTCCAGGACGCGATGGCGTAGATGGTAAAGAAGGCGCCCCAGGTCGTGATGGCCAAGACGGCAAGACTCCAACCGTTACCACAAAACGTGGAGAGCAAGGTGGCAAACAAGGAACGATTGTTACGATCACGAATGGCGACGGCGCCCCAGTAGAAACCTTCATTCCAGATGGTGAAAAAGGTGCAGACGGTGCAGCTGGCCAAGACGGCAAGACCCCAACTGTTACCACAAAACGTGGAGAGCAAGGTGGTAAACAAGGAACGATTGTTACAATCACGAATGGCGACGGCGATTCAATAGAAACCTTCATTCCAGACGGTGAAAAAGGTGCAGACGGTGCAGTTGGCAAAGACGGTGCTCCAGGTCGAGACGGTGTAGATGGTAAAGATGGTGCTCCAGGACGCGATGGCGTAGATGGTAAAGATGGTAAAACACCAACTGTTGAAACAGTCCCAGGTCAAGATAGTAGTCACCACGAAGGTTACTGGATTATCATTAAAGATGGAGATGGTAAAGAAGTAACTCGTACCTTTGTGAAAAATGGTCAAGACGGTAAAGACGGTGCTCCAGGACGCGATGGCGTAGATGGTAAAGATGGTAAGACACCAACTGTTGAAACAGTCCCAGGTCAAGATAGTAGTCATCATGAAGGTTACTGGATTATCATTAAAGATGGAGATGGTAAAGAAGTAATTCGCACCTTTGTGAAAGACGGTAAAGACGGTAAAGACGGTAAAGATGGTAAAGACGGCAAAGATGGGCAAGACGGTCGCGATGGTAAAGATGGTAAAGACGGAGACTGCGGATGCGATGATCCTAAGAAACCAGAAGGCGATCAACCGAAAGGTGATGAACCAAAAGGCGATCAACCGAAAGGTAATGAGCCACAAGGTGGCCAGCCAGGTAGTGGTAAACCGGAACAACCA